One window of Cohnella hashimotonis genomic DNA carries:
- a CDS encoding alpha/beta fold hydrolase — MTLPILSNGTDDVKTAILRGRGDVRLRLLQCGNSQGRPVLFLHGITENASAFEPIMRQLPDHLRPMALDLRGRGQSFKPDLGYRMNDYMEDLLIVCNALSGYAERPVLVGHSMGARIAAAFAATYPAVTDGVVLVDPPLSGPGRQAFPLPLSRFLEPKRAIDEGRYDDFKAYYTTPGFDYERKALELQSCATAAIEQSYAAMNEEPFHAYYRMLRQPALLLSAGLAPFISEEAEEELRAMNPGIRTERLAYVGHEVHKLAPDRLLASLTAFLSSLS, encoded by the coding sequence ATGACGCTGCCGATTCTGAGTAACGGGACGGACGACGTGAAAACCGCGATCTTGCGGGGGCGCGGGGACGTCCGGCTGCGCCTGCTGCAATGCGGCAATTCGCAGGGGCGGCCCGTGCTGTTCCTGCACGGCATTACCGAGAATGCATCCGCCTTCGAGCCGATCATGCGGCAGCTGCCGGACCATCTCAGGCCGATGGCGCTCGACTTGCGGGGCAGGGGCCAATCGTTCAAACCCGACTTGGGCTATCGGATGAACGACTATATGGAGGATTTGCTGATTGTCTGCAATGCCTTGAGCGGCTACGCGGAGCGCCCCGTGCTTGTCGGACACTCGATGGGCGCGCGGATTGCCGCGGCATTCGCGGCGACGTACCCTGCCGTGACGGACGGCGTCGTGCTTGTCGATCCGCCGCTCTCGGGTCCGGGTCGTCAGGCGTTTCCGCTGCCGCTGTCCAGGTTCCTCGAGCCGAAAAGAGCGATCGACGAAGGACGGTACGACGATTTTAAGGCTTACTACACGACGCCGGGCTTCGACTACGAACGCAAGGCGCTGGAGCTGCAGTCGTGCGCGACGGCGGCAATCGAGCAGTCCTATGCGGCGATGAACGAGGAGCCTTTCCATGCGTATTACCGCATGCTGCGCCAGCCGGCCTTGCTCCTGTCCGCAGGCCTCGCGCCGTTCATATCGGAGGAGGCGGAAGAAGAGCTGCGGGCGATGAACCCGGGCATCCGCACGGAACGGCTCGCTTATGTCGGCCACGAGGTGCACAAGCTTGCGCCGGATCGCCTGCTGGCATCGCTTACGGCGTTTTTGTCATCGCTGTCCTGA
- a CDS encoding RidA family protein, which translates to MPHQIQEIWPAGMSRLAIPYSPAIRAGDWLFVSGQSASDLVTGLAAEAAVPEAFPYYQNAMAKQAAVLYGRVGAIVEAAGAKPEQVVRVNQWYVADMASPDYRKLDLTVNNKRYVQEKNRYFTKLSPPSTGIGVRGTLVEGAKVEADFTARLDGDMPEKVSAPGLPKPAAGFAEGVRMGKWVFLSGDLASDWKGNWGTGAYDGGELVGLAPEARTSGLFWGDEPCARQTDYILERLSRVAEEAGTSLALAVKAYVYLADPNDYSAFEDTWSKWFPDPSLAPARILVPNVEIGARGCRVEIGLDLLMPEAAHLKRPVVGGWAPKSKEPAAVRADDLIFFSGLMATDPGVGLAAEASPPPGLPHFGIPGKLQMRYILHKARRIADAAGVDLKQVVKATLYFTDLSLYAGAMEAWAEAFAGGHKPAVTAVEINRELWVPGCGVMADLTLYDPQEA; encoded by the coding sequence GTGCCGCATCAAATTCAGGAAATATGGCCGGCGGGGATGTCCCGCCTGGCCATTCCATATAGTCCGGCCATACGGGCCGGCGACTGGCTGTTCGTATCGGGGCAGTCGGCTTCCGATCTGGTCACGGGGCTCGCCGCGGAGGCGGCCGTCCCCGAAGCGTTCCCGTATTATCAAAATGCGATGGCCAAGCAGGCCGCCGTCCTCTACGGCCGCGTCGGCGCAATCGTCGAAGCGGCGGGCGCCAAGCCCGAGCAGGTCGTGCGCGTCAATCAGTGGTACGTGGCCGACATGGCTTCGCCGGATTACCGCAAGCTCGATCTGACGGTCAACAACAAACGTTATGTGCAGGAGAAAAACCGGTACTTCACCAAGCTAAGCCCGCCGAGCACGGGGATCGGCGTTCGCGGCACGCTCGTGGAAGGGGCCAAGGTGGAAGCGGACTTCACGGCGAGGCTTGACGGCGATATGCCGGAAAAGGTGTCTGCGCCGGGCTTGCCCAAGCCGGCGGCCGGGTTCGCGGAGGGCGTGCGGATGGGGAAGTGGGTGTTTCTGTCGGGCGACCTTGCTTCGGACTGGAAGGGGAACTGGGGAACAGGCGCATACGATGGCGGCGAGCTTGTCGGACTGGCGCCGGAGGCGCGTACGAGCGGGCTGTTCTGGGGCGACGAGCCGTGCGCGCGCCAGACGGATTATATCCTCGAGCGACTTAGCCGCGTCGCGGAGGAAGCGGGCACAAGTCTTGCGCTTGCGGTCAAGGCATACGTCTATCTGGCCGATCCGAACGACTATTCGGCGTTCGAGGATACGTGGTCCAAGTGGTTTCCGGATCCTTCCCTGGCGCCGGCGCGTATCCTGGTGCCGAATGTCGAGATCGGCGCGAGGGGCTGCCGCGTCGAGATCGGCCTCGACCTGCTCATGCCGGAGGCGGCGCATTTGAAGCGGCCCGTCGTCGGCGGCTGGGCGCCGAAGAGTAAGGAGCCGGCGGCGGTGCGCGCGGACGATCTGATTTTCTTCAGCGGACTGATGGCGACCGATCCGGGCGTCGGGCTTGCGGCCGAGGCATCGCCGCCGCCGGGACTGCCGCACTTCGGTATCCCCGGCAAGCTGCAGATGCGTTACATTCTGCATAAGGCGAGGCGAATCGCGGACGCGGCAGGGGTAGACCTGAAGCAGGTCGTGAAGGCGACGCTTTATTTCACGGATTTGAGTCTATACGCCGGTGCGATGGAGGCATGGGCGGAGGCTTTTGCGGGCGGCCACAAGCCGGCGGTGACGGCGGTCGAGATCAATCGCGAGCTGTGGGTGCCCGGCTGCGGCGTGATGGCGGATCTGACGCTTTACGATCCGCAGGAAGCATGA